In Cyclopterus lumpus isolate fCycLum1 chromosome 5, fCycLum1.pri, whole genome shotgun sequence, the genomic stretch GGAGAAGGTGAAGACCCAGCTGCTGCCCCCCCAGGACAGACCCCCGGggccgaggaagaggagggaggaagaggaggaagaggaggagcagagacgaAGGAGAGAAGACAGCGACCCCCTCCGGATCCCCAACCGGCAGCCTCGTCAGGGCCCGCCCCCCCCACTGGTCTGTCTGCACCTCCCGTGCTAAATATTAATGAccaaattattattaacaatacaGTTAATTATTAATAAGATGATAGTTtattaataattacaaataatgaCTGATTAATAATAACTATTTATAATAACGGTaatgaataatataaaagtaatacataatagtactaatgaataataaaaaataacagtAATATTTATGAATAACAATGActcattcataataataattaatattaactcattaataataattaataataataataataaatcatattgtttaGTAATGactaataattcatatttaataatgaataatacagtAATAATGAATCATAATAGGATAACTGGTTTTATGAACGAGTTAAACAGATGACAGGACATTAATCTTCCTTAATGATTCATCACGTGATCaataacatttatattcagTTAATTTCCACATGAGACCGAGTCCCGGGCTTTGAATCTGGTCCGCTGGTCTTGATGAACACGGTTCTGTTTCAGGCACAACCCCGTGGTTCCCCCATtcgcagcaggaggagcagatcTGGACCCCTTTGGGTGAGTCCAGTATATTCGTCCCCCAGTGGGTCCAAGAGAcaacagcagaagaagaaaccagCTGAGATTTAgacaggaacagcttcctgtttcaagggtttcacaataaaagcagccgAGAACGAGCTGGAGTTAAGTTCTGCAGACTTCTCAGTACGGAACATCAGCTGATCTCAGTgtcatgtgacccccccccccccttcaggtcTCGTGGCGGCGGCGGGATGATCGTGGACCCGTTGAGGTCGGGGTATCCTCGCTCCGGGTTCGACCCCTCTAGTGGGATACCAGACATCCTGCCTCCTGGAGCGGTTCCCCCAGGGGCTCGCTTTGACCCGTTTGGACCACCTGTGGGACGACCCAGAcccaggtgagacacacacacacacacacacacagacccacagacagacagacctaggtgagacacacacacacacacacagacagacctaggtgagacacacacacacacacacagacagacctaggtgagacacacacacacacacacacacacacagacagacctaggtgagacacacacacacacacacacagacagacctaggtgagacacacacacacacacagacagacctaggtgagacacacacacacacacacacacagacccaggtgagacacacgcacacacacatacacacacagacccaggtgagacacacacacacagacccaggtgagacacacacacacacacacacacagacccaggtgagacacacacaacacacacacacacagacccaggtgagacacacacacacacagacagacctaggtgagacacacacagacccaggtgagacacacacacacacagacccaggtgagacacacacacacacatacacacagacccaggtgagacacacacacatacacacacagacccaggtgagacacacacacacacgtcacctCTTAGACGACTAACCGACGTTCTAGTGTTGTGATGACGATACAATTATCTTTTTTGAATGTACAATATTAcatctaaaataaatacagtttaaacagaagaaagaaaactaaaacatgaCGACGATGTGcgttttgtttgtcttcaggCCGGATCCGGACCACATGCCCCCCCCCGGCTACGACGACATGTTCATGTAGTACTTCCTGCCTTTACGTAACAACTTCCTGTCCTCCAGCCAATCGGAGCCGAGGGGCAGTTCTCCTCATAAACTGGTGTACATACCTGATGTCGAAGTACCTTCTGAGTGTTAAAGGTTCCTTTAGAGTCAAcgtctcttcttttctctttgcagttgtttttgtttggattGTTGAACAAACAAACCGGTTCAATAAACATCTCAGACTTTACATCCTGTCGTCTGTTTCTGTGCAGACACAAACTCTGAAAAGATGATGATTTACGTTGTGCAtagataatatttaatataataatataaacagacaacatataataatacaaatataataatgttttttttgttttatattacatttcattacattatattacatgttttttgcattatattatattacatcagataatattattttatgtttttgtattctATCATATCacattataatattttatgtttttttataatatattacattatatatatttattttaggttttataattaaaaaagtgACTTTTTTCAAGAATTAAAATACTTCAGAATAAAGCTGATTATGATTAATAACCACTTTAAATTATCGATGTATATTTATCAGTGATTATTAATGAAATATCCGATTCTAAGTCACAAACCTTCTAGAAGCTTCTGatgccagaagaagaagaagaagaaggaaccAATCAACGTGCTTCATGTCTTGTACACAGCAGAGGGGGAAAtcgctctcttttcttttaaagtttcgtttatttagtttgttttgttgaatttgtatttttttttacatttatttatatatagatatatatttattttcttttaaatattacaAGAACCATACATCACACTCCAGGCCAGCTGGTGGCGGTATGCACCACCTTAGCGGTTTGCCAACCGCCGATAAAccacgaagaagaagaacgcTTTCTCCGCTTCTGATTGGTCGAAGCCCGGCTTGTTTTCCCGCCAACGAGCTGCATTGTGGGGGATCAGTGAGCGGAAGTGTGCCGGGTAgcgctgagtgtgtgtgtgtgtgtgtgtgtggaggggaaaGCGGGGCTTTAAACCGGTGGAGGAGgtctaaatatatattctaaatatatatttgtaattaaaCTTTTAAAGCGAGTGCTCGCTTGGACCATGCGGGGCGAGGAGTCGTCCGATTCCGAGTCCGGCAGGATGGAGGAGAGCTCGGTCCGCAGCAGCCTGGACGCGCTGTGTCAGGAGCTCAACATGGACGCGCACACGGCCGCGGAGACCATGGACTCCTTCACGGCCATCTGGAACACCTACACCCTCGAGGTGAGGAACGTAACGACGTTCCCGTTGTTTGTGTTATaacgccccgccccccccccccgttataACGCAATCGCTTTCCCTGAAACGCCTCGGAACTAAACGCAGCGCGCGACAATAGCACGTGGGTTTAAAGGGTGTCGTCATCGCCTGACGTTCGCCTGTCTGTTGTTCTTTTACCGACGTCTGTAAACACCGCATGTTCCCTTAACGCAACACGTGTGCTCGGGATTGTTTACAGGTGGAACGCAACAATGCAGCTCTTAAGTAGGAtcttgaggtacttttactgcgCTCCCTctacttttatgtttttatttactttgcaTTGGTAATGAAATGTATAATCCACAGTTAATAAGTGTCTGTAAACACCGCAGGTTCCCTTAACGCAACACGCGTGATTGTTTACGTCCACTGGTAGAAAGTACTTAtgaggtacttgtaccttgaatatgtacttttactgcactcccgtttattttatgtatttagttactttgcagattcagattaataaaacatgtttactgAAGATTGTTTACAAAGTGAAACTAACATTTACTCACGGACTGTACTGAAGTACACatgttgaggtacttgtactttaattTGAGGGATTTCCTGCTGCTTCATGCTTAGTacgagcattattattattattattattattattattaatagcaATACTACACacttaaaaaatactttttttgcagGAAACAGCTCAATTAAGTTAAGTTAAAGAACaatttaaagtgatgaacaaattaatgcatcaataactaTAATACAATCTGTGTCTGTGAAGTAAGTTATATAACTGATATtcttacttttggtactttatttatattttgttgctAAAGCCTTTTCACCTTTTTActcacttaaaataaaaaaggactttCTACACCGCTTTATTACTACGGTTACGGAGAACTCTTTACTGACCACTTTCTATGACATGATACCGAGAAGACTTAACGTTATGGTTATGACCATAACCATATATACAGGTTATGACCTGTATatatggttatggttatgaCCTGTTATAACCATAACCATATATACAGGTTATGACCTGTTATAACCATAACCATATATACAGATTATGACCTGTTATAACCATAACCATATATACAGGTTATGACCTGTTATAACCATAACCATATATACAGGTTATGACCTGTTATAACCATAACCATATATACAGGTTATGACCTGTTATAACCATAACCATATATACAGGTTATGACCTGTATatatggttatggttatgaCCTGTTATAACCATAACCATATATACAGGTTATGACCTGTCCGCTCTAGCTCTCCCTATGAGTACATTTCTCACCATAATcaatgatgacatcacagtttTATCTGTAACATGTCAGAACACGagctgatgaagatgaaggtgatgatggtgatggtggtggtggtgtgatgatgatggtggtggtggtgtgatgatgatggtggtggtggtgtgatgatgatgatgatggtggtggtggtgtgatgatgatgatgatgatggtggtggtggtgggatgatgatgatgatgatggtgatgatggtggtggtggtggtgggatgatgatggtgatggtggtgtgatgatgatgatgatgatggtggtggtggtgggatgatgatgatgatggtgatgatggtgatgatgaagatggtggtgtGTCTGCAGGGAGAGGTGGTCCACTGGTTGGCCTGTTCCCTGTATGCAGCCTGCAGGAAGGGCTCCACCCCCACGGTGGGGAAAGGCCTGATGGAGGGGAACTGTGTCTCGCTCACCAGGATCCTTCGGACGGCCAAACTCAGGTCAGtctggacaggaggaggaggagaaacactccttcatgaaggaggagaaacactccttcatgaaggaggaggagggggagaaacaCCTcttcatggaggaggagaaacactccttcatggaggaggaggaggagattcactccttcatggaggaggaggaggaggaggagattcaCTCCTTCatgtaggaggaggagattCACTCCTTCATGGAGGGGGAGAAACACTCcttcatggaggaggaggagaaacactccttcatggaggagcttcactccttcatggaggaggaggaggaggagaaacactccttcatgaagg encodes the following:
- the psmf1 gene encoding LOW QUALITY PROTEIN: proteasome inhibitor PI31 subunit (The sequence of the model RefSeq protein was modified relative to this genomic sequence to represent the inferred CDS: deleted 1 base in 1 codon), which codes for MAGLEVLYTCVGGRVTCPQDAVVCFVHWEMIKSGYRCVGSGDEPLSTDRRSELLPPDWSSNNELYSLRYESRDGDAHLLKAIAVDSTLIFNLMNSGTQQVSELTVNIVDHVDSDQLHTFHSVFKEADGLTEKVKTQLLPPQDRPPGPRKRREEEEEEEEQRRRREDSDPLRIPNRQPRQGPPPHWHNPVVPPFAAGGADLDPFGSRGGGGMIVDPLRSGYPRSGFDPSSGIPDILPPGAVPPGARFDPFGPPVGRPRPRPDPDHMPPPGYDDMFM